A DNA window from Megalobrama amblycephala isolate DHTTF-2021 linkage group LG11, ASM1881202v1, whole genome shotgun sequence contains the following coding sequences:
- the enpp5 gene encoding ectonucleotide pyrophosphatase/phosphodiesterase family member 5: MPYQNFFLSCFLVLLQTSISQQEEQSQLLLVSFDGFRWDYVNRVPTPNFRDLMNEGVQVEKVENTYITKTYPNHYTLVTGLHAETHGVIANEMYDPIHNKSFSMEGPSVYDAWWWEEAVPLWVTNQKAGKKSGAAMWPGSDVAIGGTYPTHYLSYNASMPFETRVEKLIDWFSGPEAINFGVLYWEEPDESGHNLGPESPLMDPVIADIDDKLGFLREKLKAAGLYDKLNLIVTSDHGMTQLSHDKIIELDTYVSRDLYTWVDKSPVVGILPKEGKLEEVYSSLKNANPNMVVYKKEEIPEHYHYRHNARIMPLIIEVKEGWTVMQNRNGSFMLGNHGYNNSLPSMHPVFVARGPAFRREYTKASMRTVDLYPLMCSILGLKPLPNNGSLSSVQDLLVETPTSKPEVLLAPRQSSYAWAVGSILGTALVIGFLFIFVQQVTQRQLPPLHLSNSEITQPLL; this comes from the exons ATGCCATACCAGAACTTCTTCCTGAGTTGCTTTTTAGTACTGCTACAGACATCAATCTCACAGCAGGAAGAGCAAAGCCAGCTGCTGCTGGTGTCCTTTGATGGCTTCCGCTGGGACTATGTGAATCGAGTGCCCACGCCCAATTTCCGTGACCTGATGAATGAGGGTGTGCAGGTGGAGAAAGTGGAGAACACCTACATCACCAAGACCTACCCGAACCACTACACCTTAGTGACAGGATTACACGCCGAAACCCACGGCGTCATTGCTAACGAAATGTACGACCCCATCCACAACAAGTCCTTTTCCATGGAGGGACCCTCGGTGTATGATGCGTGGTGGTGGGAGGAGGCCGTGCCGTTGTGGGTGACCAATCAAAAGGCTGGCAAGAAGAGCGGAGCTGCCATGTGGCCTGGATCAGATGTAGCAATCGGTGGAACGTACCCAACACATTACTTGAGTTATAATGCGTCAATGCCCTTTGAGACCAGAGTCGAGAAACTCATTGATTGGTTCTCGGGGCCGGAGGCCATCAATTTTGGTGTCTTATATTGGGAGGAACCAGACGAGAGCGGGCATAACTTGGGGCCGGAGAGCCCACTAATGGATCCAGTGATAGCAGACATCGATGATAAGTTGGGATTCCTCAGGGAAAAGCTCAAAGCCGCTGGCCTTTATGATAAGCTCAATCTGATTGTTACAAGTGATCACGGAATGACTCAGTTATCACATGATAAGATTATTGAGCTGGACACCTACGTCAGCCGTGACCTTTACACATGGGTGGACAAGAGTCCTGTAGTTGGCATTTTGCCGAAAGAAG GAAAACTTGAAGAGGTCTACAGTTCGTTGAAGAACGCCAACCCTAACATGGTTGTGTATAAAAAGGAGGAGATCCCAGAGCATTACCACTACAGACACAATGCCAGGATCATGCCTCTGATCATAGAGGTCAAAGAGGGATGGACGGTCATGCAGAACAGAAATGGATCCTTTATGT TGGGAAACCATGGTTACAACAACAGCCTTCCCAGCATGCACCCTGTGTTTGTCGCCCGCGGACCCGCTTTCCGCCGCGAATACACCAAGGCCTCCATGCGCACTGTCGACCTCTATCCTCTCATGTGCAGCATTCTTGGTCTCAAGCCCTTGCCCAACAATGGCTCTTTGTCAAGCGTGCAGGATCTCTTAGTGGAGACGCCAACCTCAAAACCAGAGGTCCTGCTCGCGCCCAGACAGTCTTCCTACGCCTGGGCTGTGGGATCCATCCTCGGGACCGCCCTCGTGATTGGGTTTCTCTTCATCTTCGTGCAGCAGGTGACACAAAGGCAGCTACCTCCACTGCATCTGTCCAATAGTGAGATAACACAACCCTTACTGTAG
- the fam167ab gene encoding protein FAM167A isoform X1, with amino-acid sequence MILLEKWKVNICIVDLFYSPTDSPSMAMDASSIPQINIEDYDGLEVAPDDHLRNLKALTEKLRLETRRPSYLEWKERVEAQSSRGSAAPERSSELENGDGLKPSATPLRNIENSQVTAGNGLISKSLGGFDNIDEALVWLRKELMEMRIQDQQLARQLMRLRGDINKLKVEQTCHLHRRMLNDATFGLEERDELSDLLCDGPVTPGFGLSSPLRLIGVTKMNINSRRFSLC; translated from the exons ATGATACTGCTGGAGAAATGGAAGGTCAATATATGCattgttgatttattttataGCCCCACAGACTCACCATCCATG GCCATGGATGCGAGCTCAATACCTCAGATTAATATAGAGGACTATGATGGCCTTGAGGTTGCCCCAGATGATCATTTGAGAAACCTGAAAGCACTGACTGAGAAGCTGAGACTTGAAACCAGAAGGCCGTCGTATCTGGAGTGGAAGGAACGAGTGGAAGCTCAGAGCTCCAGAGGCTCGGCCGCGCCGGAGAGATCATCAGAGCTGGAGAACGGTGATGGACTGAAGCCCAGCGCGACACCTCTGAGGAACATTGAGAATTCCCAAGTGACTGCAGGAAACGGCCTGATCTCTAAAAGCCTTGGAGGATTCGATAATATTGACGAAGCTCTGGTTTGGCTTAGAAAAGAACTG ATGGAGATGCGCATCCAGGACCAGCAGTTGGCTCGCCAGCTCATGCGACTACGCGGTGACATCAACAAACTCAAAGTGGAGCAGACGTGTCACCTGCATCGTCGAATGCTCAATGACGCCACCTTTGGCCTGGAGGAACGTGACGAGCTGTCGGATCTTTTGTGCGATGGACCCGTCACGCCGGGGTTCGGCCTCTCTTCACCACTGCGCCTCATTGGTGTCACAAAGATGAACATCAACTCCAGACGCTTCTCTCTTTGCTAG
- the fam167ab gene encoding protein FAM167A isoform X2: protein MILLEKWKAMDASSIPQINIEDYDGLEVAPDDHLRNLKALTEKLRLETRRPSYLEWKERVEAQSSRGSAAPERSSELENGDGLKPSATPLRNIENSQVTAGNGLISKSLGGFDNIDEALVWLRKELMEMRIQDQQLARQLMRLRGDINKLKVEQTCHLHRRMLNDATFGLEERDELSDLLCDGPVTPGFGLSSPLRLIGVTKMNINSRRFSLC, encoded by the exons ATGATACTGCTGGAGAAATGGAAG GCCATGGATGCGAGCTCAATACCTCAGATTAATATAGAGGACTATGATGGCCTTGAGGTTGCCCCAGATGATCATTTGAGAAACCTGAAAGCACTGACTGAGAAGCTGAGACTTGAAACCAGAAGGCCGTCGTATCTGGAGTGGAAGGAACGAGTGGAAGCTCAGAGCTCCAGAGGCTCGGCCGCGCCGGAGAGATCATCAGAGCTGGAGAACGGTGATGGACTGAAGCCCAGCGCGACACCTCTGAGGAACATTGAGAATTCCCAAGTGACTGCAGGAAACGGCCTGATCTCTAAAAGCCTTGGAGGATTCGATAATATTGACGAAGCTCTGGTTTGGCTTAGAAAAGAACTG ATGGAGATGCGCATCCAGGACCAGCAGTTGGCTCGCCAGCTCATGCGACTACGCGGTGACATCAACAAACTCAAAGTGGAGCAGACGTGTCACCTGCATCGTCGAATGCTCAATGACGCCACCTTTGGCCTGGAGGAACGTGACGAGCTGTCGGATCTTTTGTGCGATGGACCCGTCACGCCGGGGTTCGGCCTCTCTTCACCACTGCGCCTCATTGGTGTCACAAAGATGAACATCAACTCCAGACGCTTCTCTCTTTGCTAG